One genomic window of Tachypleus tridentatus isolate NWPU-2018 chromosome 12, ASM421037v1, whole genome shotgun sequence includes the following:
- the LOC143233497 gene encoding uncharacterized protein LOC143233497: MRIKGLQLITRRLPLKQEFISRVLFTPKIPLQLYQKHFSETTCRLQAEKSNDDALYFQHLFYEIHPKLKGPSVNINLQELNRNHENKLDQSVEEWTEKNTIRHKTRYETTKQPITSFETTKQPITSFETVKLGIIKQHDVLKTDQNQMESNKENIHQLKKIYASSENYKEQKQRYTLQSSPVSQVKESDLETNNQLDLSPHDHLSSSLEPEFIDCLSPVSLLSSYLEPEFIDHLSPVKESDLETNNQLDLTQKICYLPILARIY; the protein is encoded by the exons ATGAGAATCAAAGGGTTACAGTTAATAACTAGGAGACTGCCTCTAAAACAAGAATTCATCTCCAGAGTGCTGTTTACCCCAAAGATTCCTCTCCAGTTGTACCAGAAACATTTCTCGGAAACTACATGCAG GTTACAAGCAGAGAAAAGTAATGATGATGCGTTATACTTCCAACACTTGTTCTATGAAATTCACCCAAAGCTTAAGGGCCCCTCAGTGAATATAAACTTACAAGAATTAAACAGGAATCATGAAAATAAATTGGATCAATCAGTTGAAGAATGGacagaaaagaataccattaggCACAAGACAAGATATGAAACCACTAAACAGCCCATTACAAGTTTTGAAACCACTAAACAGCCCATTACAAGTTTTGAAACGGTGAAATTGGGGATTATCAAACAGCATGATGTACTAAAGACTGACCAAAACCAAATGGAATCAAATAAGGAAAATATCCATCAACTAAAGAAAATTTATGCAAGTTCTGAAAATTATAAGGAACAGAAACAGAGATATACACTTCAATCCTCACCAGTTAGTCAAGTTAAAGAATCAGACTTAGaaacaaataaccagttagaCTTGTCACCACATGATCATTTATCTTCATCTTTAGAGCCAGAATTTATTGACTGCTTATCTCCAGTTAGTCTGTTATCTTCCTATCTAGAGCCAGAATTTATTGACCACTTATCTCCAGTTAAAGAATCAGACTTAGaaacaaataaccagttagaCTTGACACAAAAGATCTGTTATCTTCCTATCTTAGCCAGAATTTATTGA